The region AGGTGCCCGCGCTCATGGATCAGTTGGGCGTTGAACTGAGCCAGACCACCCGGTTCCGCGATCCGCCCTCGCTCAGTCCCCGCAAGCGCGGATTACTGGATGACCTGATGTTGTTCATGTCGCGGATTCATTGGACGATTGTGTTGCCAGTGATCGCGGTCATTCTGCTGGGCGTGGTGGCGACGCTTTCTTACCAGGCATACCGCCGGCATAAAACCGAGGACCCGTTGGCGAATCTTGGCCCTGGCTTATACCAGCCAAGCACAGATGTGCGGGATCTGCGGCTCACCGTGCCCACCAATACGGCACCGGCACATCCGCGCCGGTAAAGTGGAGGGGGCTGGGGAAAGCGATTGCGGATTGCGGATTGCGGAATGGCATCGGAGAAGGCAACGCGGGAACCCATCGCCAAAGGGGCAATCATATTTCGGAATTCGGATTGCGGAATTCGGAATGAGCCGTCTCGTTACCTCGACGGCACAAATTATTATCCCGGCTCTACACCTTTATTTACGCAGGTATTCGTTGATGGCTTGGGCGCTGTTTTTGCCATCGCCCATGGCCAGGATGACGGTTGCCGCGCCACGCACGATGTCGCCACCGGCGAAGACGCCCGGCAGGTTGGTCATGCCTTTGTCATCCGTCTTGATGTTCCCCCACTGGTTGAGTTCCAGTTCGGGGCAGGTGCTGGTGAGCAGCGGATTGGCGCGGGAACCGATGGATACCACGATCATATCGCACGGGACCACGAATTCGCTGTCCGGCACGGGGACGGGACGGCGGCGGCCTTTGGCGTCCGGTTCGCCCAAGGTCATGCGGATGCACTTCAGACCGGTGACCCAGCGTTGTTCGTTGAATAGCACTTCGGTCGGGGCGGTCAGGAATTCAAATTCAATGCCTTCTTCCTCGGCGTGCTTGACCTCTTCCACGCGCGCCGGCATTTCCACTTTGCTGCGGCGATAGACGATCATGGAATGGGCCGCGCCCATGCGCTTGGCGGTGCGGGCGCCGTCCATGGCCACGTTGCCACCGCCGACGACGGCGACGCGCTGGCCGAGCAGGACGGGGGTATCGGACTTGGCAAAGGCAGCCATCAAATTCACGCGGGTCAGGTATTCGTTGGCGGAATAAACGCCCTTGGCGTTTTCGCCGGGCACGTTCATGAAGACGGGCAAGCCGGCGCCGTTGGCGATGAAAGTGGCGTCGAAACGTTCGCGCAGTTCATTCAGGGTGTAGGTGCGGCCAATGACGACGTTGCACTCAATTTTGACGCCGAACTTTTTCAGGCGGCCGACTTCTTCGCTCACAATCTTCTTCGGCAGGCGAAATTCCGGGATGCCATAGACGAGCAC is a window of Verrucomicrobiota bacterium DNA encoding:
- a CDS encoding helix-turn-helix domain-containing protein, producing MSSVGQQLRAAREAQKLTLNQVAEATKIRTDYLQALEEAEYASFTAPVYIRGFVRTYSTMLKLEVPALMDQLGVELSQTTRFRDPPSLSPRKRGLLDDLMLFMSRIHWTIVLPVIAVILLGVVATLSYQAYRRHKTEDPLANLGPGLYQPSTDVRDLRLTVPTNTAPAHPRR
- the gltA gene encoding NADPH-dependent glutamate synthase yields the protein MSAPAKISTKERLQLKRQHMPEQDARARAASFTEVNLGFTEQLAIIEAERCLQCKDAKCIAGCPVRVDIPRFIDFVAKGDLPGAARSLLKDNALPAITGRVCPQETQCEVECIRGVKGAPVAVGHLERFVADWAYTNLHDSDEAKPTPTGKKVAIVGAGPAGLTAAGELARNGHDVTVYEALHKPGGVLVYGIPEFRLPKKIVSEEVGRLKKFGVKIECNVVIGRTYTLNELRERFDATFIANGAGLPVFMNVPGENAKGVYSANEYLTRVNLMAAFAKSDTPVLLGQRVAVVGGGNVAMDGARTAKRMGAAHSMIVYRRSKVEMPARVEEVKHAEEEGIEFEFLTAPTEVLFNEQRWVTGLKCIRMTLGEPDAKGRRRPVPVPDSEFVVPCDMIVVSIGSRANPLLTSTCPELELNQWGNIKTDDKGMTNLPGVFAGGDIVRGAATVILAMGDGKNSAQAINEYLRK